A portion of the Megalobrama amblycephala isolate DHTTF-2021 linkage group LG23, ASM1881202v1, whole genome shotgun sequence genome contains these proteins:
- the nxt2 gene encoding NTF2-related export protein 2 isoform X1 — MAAAVTVDFRVQVDQSCRYSEEFVNIYYDCMDKKRRNLTRLYLDKATLVWNGNAVTGQDALAEFFESLPSSEFQVHTLDCQPVHEQATQGQTTLLVVTAGSVKFEGNKQRYFNQNFLLTAQASPNSDQPVWKIASDCFRFQDWAN; from the exons ATGGCTGCTGCTGTAACGGTG GACTTCAGGGTTCAAGTTGATCAGTCATGCAGATACTCGGAGGAATTCGTCAATATCTATTATGACTGTATGGATAAGAAAAGAAGG AATCTGACGAGGCTGTATCTGGACAAAGCAACGCTAGTGTGGAATGGCAATGCAGTCACGGGTCAAGATGCTCTCGCCGAGTTCTTTGAGTCTCTTCCCTCCAGCGAGTTTCAGGTTCACACTCTCGACTGCCAGCCTGTGCATG AACAAGCAACTCAGGGCCAAACAACTTTGTTGGTGGTTACAGCTGGCTCAGTGAAGTTTGAAGGGAACAAACAGAGATACTTCAACCAGAACTTCCTATTAACTGCCCAAGCCTCTCCTAACAGTGACCAGCCGGTGTGGAAGATTGCAAGCGATTGTTTTCGCTTTCAAGACTGGGCAAACTGA
- the nxt2 gene encoding NTF2-related export protein 2 isoform X2, which translates to MAAAVTDFRVQVDQSCRYSEEFVNIYYDCMDKKRRNLTRLYLDKATLVWNGNAVTGQDALAEFFESLPSSEFQVHTLDCQPVHEQATQGQTTLLVVTAGSVKFEGNKQRYFNQNFLLTAQASPNSDQPVWKIASDCFRFQDWAN; encoded by the exons ATGGCTGCTGCTGTAACG GACTTCAGGGTTCAAGTTGATCAGTCATGCAGATACTCGGAGGAATTCGTCAATATCTATTATGACTGTATGGATAAGAAAAGAAGG AATCTGACGAGGCTGTATCTGGACAAAGCAACGCTAGTGTGGAATGGCAATGCAGTCACGGGTCAAGATGCTCTCGCCGAGTTCTTTGAGTCTCTTCCCTCCAGCGAGTTTCAGGTTCACACTCTCGACTGCCAGCCTGTGCATG AACAAGCAACTCAGGGCCAAACAACTTTGTTGGTGGTTACAGCTGGCTCAGTGAAGTTTGAAGGGAACAAACAGAGATACTTCAACCAGAACTTCCTATTAACTGCCCAAGCCTCTCCTAACAGTGACCAGCCGGTGTGGAAGATTGCAAGCGATTGTTTTCGCTTTCAAGACTGGGCAAACTGA
- the psmd10 gene encoding 26S proteasome non-ATPase regulatory subunit 10, with translation MEGSVSNVEICNLAYTGKLEELKKCVLSDSSLVTKTDQDSRTALHWACSAGHVDIVQFLLNLGVEVNLQDDACWTPLHIAASAGREEIVRSLISKGAQLNSVNQNGCTPLHYAASKDRYEIAQILLENGADPNATDKLQSTPLHRASAKGNFRLIQLLLKESASTNIQDSEGNTPLHLACDEERADAAKLLVEHGASIYIENKEKMTPLQVAKGGLGSMLRRIVEG, from the exons ATGGAGGGAAGCGTGTCAAATGTGGAAATCTGTAATTTAGCTTACACTGGAAAGTTAGAAGAACTTAAAAAGTGCGTCTTGTCTGACAGCTCACTAGTGACGAAAACAGACCAG GACAGCAGGACTGCTCTGCACTGGGCTTGTTCAGCTGGACATGTGGATATCGTGCAGTTTCTGTTGAATCTCGGAGTTGAAGTGAATCTTCAGGATGAT GCATGTTGGACTCCTCTTCATATAGCAGCATCTGCtgggagagaagaaattgtcAGATCCTTAATATCCAAAGGAGCTCAGTTGAACTCTGTGAACCAGAATGGTTGTACGCCACTACACTACGCAGCATCTAAAGATCGATATGAg ATAGCCCAGATTCTTCTGGAAAACGGTGCTGATCCTAATGCAACAGATAAACTGCAATCCACGCCTCTACACAGAGCATCTGCCAAGGGCAACTTCAGACTCATTCAGCTTCTTTTAAAAGAGAGCGCTTCTACCAACATTCAGGACTCCGAAGGAAACACGCCCCT TCATCTTGCATGTGATGAGGAGCGAGCAGATGCTGCAAAACTTCTTGTGGAACATGGTGCCAGCATCTACATTGAGAACAAGGAAAAGATGACGCCTCTACAAGTGGCTAAAGGTGGCTTGGGATCTATGTTGAGACGGATCGTAGAGGGCTGA
- the LOC125259069 gene encoding E3 ubiquitin-protein ligase XIAP isoform X1 codes for MAHSIHDGDIETDDAAVHDPWSSMSDRLSSFQHFPLSKEVSAERLARAGFYFTGEADKVCCFSCHETVKDWNKDDTPLKRHHQASPNCRFLSCAHGLRTSDIVHSPAYDEVAEAREFLLRTGGVEDQTIYPTVPHMKSEEARLNTFSDWPAGAPVQPDDLAAAGMYYSGRDDQVQCFCCGGVLTGWEPGDDAWDEHEKHYPNCFFILGHDVGNVPLTTPRPRVNGRAASLETFEGRLDSFTGRQHPIDPERLARAGFYSTGKQDHVICFRCGGGMKDWMPDEDPWEEHAKHYPGCSFLLAEKGGEYVNSIQLRYPNGAHSRSSQNGFSSHEQAAQKVLQSEIAQKAVDMGFDPIKVESTILQKLRQNNEGYTSVEALIQDISAQESASDVPKKADDPMKKLEKLQREKLCKVCMDSDISIVFIPCGHLVTCQKCSEPLNKCPICCATITQKIKTYNA; via the exons ATGGCACACTCAATTCATGATGGCGACATTGAAACTGATGATGCAGCTGTTCATGATCCATGGTCATCCATGAGTGATCGTCTGAGTTCCTTCCAGCACTTCCCTCTTTCTAAAGAAGTTTCAGCGGAGCGACTGGCCCGTGCAGGCTTTTATTTTACAGGTGAGGCCGACAAGGTGTGCTGTTTTAGCTGCCATGAGACGGTGAAGGACTGGAACAAAGATGATACTCCATTGAAGAGACATCATCAAGCATCTCCCAACTGCAGGTTCCTTAGCTGTGCTCACGGCTTGAGAACCTCCGACATCGTCCACAGCCCTGCTTACGACGAAGTGGCCGAAGCCAGGGAGTTCCTCCTCCGCACGGGAGGGGTGGAGGATCAGACCATTTATCCCACTGTGCCACACATGAAGAGTGAAGAAGCTCGGCTGAATACTTTTAGTGACTGGCCTGCAGGTGCTCCAGTTCAGCCCGATGACCTGGCGGCAGCAGGGATGTATTACTCTGGGAGAGATGACCAGGTGCAGTGCTTCTGTTGTGGGGGGGTTCTGACAGGATGGGAGCCAGGTGACGATGCCTGGGATGAACATGAAAAGCACTACCCAAACTGCTTCTTCATCTTGGGCCATGATGTGGGCAATGTACCACTGACAACACCTAGACCCAGGGTGAATGGTCGTGCAGCCTCTCTGGAGACTTTTGAGGGCCGTCTTGATAGCTTCACAGGCAGACAACATCCCATAGATCCTGAGAGACTGGCCAGAGCTGGTTTCTACAGCACAG GAAAACAAGACCATGTGATCTGCTTTAGATGTGGAGGAGGAATGAAGGACTGGATGCCCGATGAAGACCCTTGGGAGGAGCATGCCAAACACTATCCAGG CTGCAGTTTCCTTCTGGCAGAAAAAGGAGGAGAATATGTCAACAGCATACAGCTGAGATATCCTAATGGAGCCCATTCA AGGTCAAGTCAGAATGGCTTTTCGAGTCATGAGCAAG CAGCACAGAAAGTCCTACAGTCAGAGATTGCACAAAAGGCTGTAGATATGGGTTTTGACCCCATCAAAGTGGAGAGCACCATTCTGCAGAAGTTACGTCAGAACAATGAGGGCTATACTTCAGTGGAGGCCCTTATTCAAGACATCAGTGCACAGGAAAGCGCTAGTGACGTGCCCAAGAAAGCTG ATGACCCCATGAAGAAACTTGAGAAACTCCAGAGGGAGAAACTCTGTAAAGTCTGCATGGACAGTGACATTAGCATCGTCTTTATTCCCTGTGGACACCTCGTCACTTGTCAAAAATGTTCTGAACCCCTGAACAAGTGTCCCATCTGCTGTGCCACCATCACGCAGAAGATAAAGACCTACAATGCCTAA
- the LOC125259069 gene encoding E3 ubiquitin-protein ligase XIAP isoform X2 produces the protein MAHSIHDGDIETDDAAVHDPWSSMSDRLSSFQHFPLSKEVSAERLARAGFYFTGEADKVCCFSCHETVKDWNKDDTPLKRHHQASPNCRFLSCAHGLRTSDIVHSPAYDEVAEAREFLLRTGGVEDQTIYPTVPHMKSEEARLNTFSDWPAGAPVQPDDLAAAGMYYSGRDDQVQCFCCGGVLTGWEPGDDAWDEHEKHYPNCFFILGHDVGNVPLTTPRPRVNGRAASLETFEGRLDSFTGRQHPIDPERLARAGFYSTGKQDHVICFRCGGGMKDWMPDEDPWEEHAKHYPGCSFLLAEKGGEYVNSIQLRYPNGAHSRSSQNGFSSHEQAQKVLQSEIAQKAVDMGFDPIKVESTILQKLRQNNEGYTSVEALIQDISAQESASDVPKKADDPMKKLEKLQREKLCKVCMDSDISIVFIPCGHLVTCQKCSEPLNKCPICCATITQKIKTYNA, from the exons ATGGCACACTCAATTCATGATGGCGACATTGAAACTGATGATGCAGCTGTTCATGATCCATGGTCATCCATGAGTGATCGTCTGAGTTCCTTCCAGCACTTCCCTCTTTCTAAAGAAGTTTCAGCGGAGCGACTGGCCCGTGCAGGCTTTTATTTTACAGGTGAGGCCGACAAGGTGTGCTGTTTTAGCTGCCATGAGACGGTGAAGGACTGGAACAAAGATGATACTCCATTGAAGAGACATCATCAAGCATCTCCCAACTGCAGGTTCCTTAGCTGTGCTCACGGCTTGAGAACCTCCGACATCGTCCACAGCCCTGCTTACGACGAAGTGGCCGAAGCCAGGGAGTTCCTCCTCCGCACGGGAGGGGTGGAGGATCAGACCATTTATCCCACTGTGCCACACATGAAGAGTGAAGAAGCTCGGCTGAATACTTTTAGTGACTGGCCTGCAGGTGCTCCAGTTCAGCCCGATGACCTGGCGGCAGCAGGGATGTATTACTCTGGGAGAGATGACCAGGTGCAGTGCTTCTGTTGTGGGGGGGTTCTGACAGGATGGGAGCCAGGTGACGATGCCTGGGATGAACATGAAAAGCACTACCCAAACTGCTTCTTCATCTTGGGCCATGATGTGGGCAATGTACCACTGACAACACCTAGACCCAGGGTGAATGGTCGTGCAGCCTCTCTGGAGACTTTTGAGGGCCGTCTTGATAGCTTCACAGGCAGACAACATCCCATAGATCCTGAGAGACTGGCCAGAGCTGGTTTCTACAGCACAG GAAAACAAGACCATGTGATCTGCTTTAGATGTGGAGGAGGAATGAAGGACTGGATGCCCGATGAAGACCCTTGGGAGGAGCATGCCAAACACTATCCAGG CTGCAGTTTCCTTCTGGCAGAAAAAGGAGGAGAATATGTCAACAGCATACAGCTGAGATATCCTAATGGAGCCCATTCA AGGTCAAGTCAGAATGGCTTTTCGAGTCATGAGCAAG CACAGAAAGTCCTACAGTCAGAGATTGCACAAAAGGCTGTAGATATGGGTTTTGACCCCATCAAAGTGGAGAGCACCATTCTGCAGAAGTTACGTCAGAACAATGAGGGCTATACTTCAGTGGAGGCCCTTATTCAAGACATCAGTGCACAGGAAAGCGCTAGTGACGTGCCCAAGAAAGCTG ATGACCCCATGAAGAAACTTGAGAAACTCCAGAGGGAGAAACTCTGTAAAGTCTGCATGGACAGTGACATTAGCATCGTCTTTATTCCCTGTGGACACCTCGTCACTTGTCAAAAATGTTCTGAACCCCTGAACAAGTGTCCCATCTGCTGTGCCACCATCACGCAGAAGATAAAGACCTACAATGCCTAA